The Sphingobacteriales bacterium nucleotide sequence ACACAAGTCCATCGCCTAATTTTAAAGCATCTTGTATCGATTTTCTAATTCTTTGTAATTCCTTTTCTTGTACAGTCAGTCTATCAATAACAACTTCAATATCATGAATTTTATACCTATCCACTTGCATTTTAGGTACTATCTCTTGAGTTTCGCCATTTATTCTTACTCTCAAATAACCTTTCTTTCTTATTTCTTCAAACAATTCTCTGTAATGACCTTTTCTACCACGCACAACTGGCGCAAGTATTGCAATCTTTTGGTTAGATAAATTTTTTAGGATATGTTGAATAATTTGTTCTTCAGAAAATTGCACCATTTTTTTCCCACTGTTGTAAGAATAAGCTTCTCCAGCTCTGGCAAAAAGCAATCGTAAAAAATCATATATTTCTGTTGTTGTACCTACTGTACTTCTTGGGTTTCTATTTGTGGTTTTTTGCTCTATAGATATTACAGGCGACAATCCTGATATCTTTTCAACATCTGGTCTTTCTACATTGCCAACAAAATTTTTTAGGTATGTAGAAAAACTATCCAAATATCTTCGCTGTCCTTCTGCAAAAATTGTATCAAATGCTAAAGAAGATTTTCCACTTCCACTCAATCCAGTAATCACTACAAATTGGTTTCTTGGTATTTGTACATCAATATTTTTTAAATTATGTACTTTGGCACCCAAAACATTGATATGTGTAAGCTCTTCTTGTTCGATTTGTGGTAATTGATGCATGGTAGCAAATGTACTATGAAATAGCGAAATTTTATAAATCTAATCTGTATTTGAGGATTTGCTTAACAATAGATGTAAATAATTAACAATTTTTGTCCATCATTTTTTTATAATTTTAAATTATGAAAGCTAATGTACATCATTTGCCAATTACAAAACATGCAAGAGTTTATACTTATGGAAATAATATAGACAAAGCAGATGTAGTTTGGTTGGTAGCTCATGGTTATGGTTATCTGTCAGAAAAATTTATTCAAAGATTCTCAGATTTAGATGCAGATAAGCATTTTGTTATTGCCCCAGAAGCGTTAAATAGATTTTATTTGAATGGACTTTCTGGAAAAGTAGGTGCATCGTGGATGACTACTGAAGATAGAGAAAATGAGATTTTAGACTATATGCAATACTTAGATAATGTTTTTCTTACATTTAATTTACATAAGGTCAGAAAATTGGTAGTTTTAGGATTTTCACAAGGTGGTTCTACAGTTGCAAGGTGGTTTTTGAATACAAAACATCCTATCGAGACATTAGTATTTTGGGGAAGTTCTATTCCAGATGAAGTTTTAAACTCAGAGAAAATTCACACAGCAAAAATTTTCACATTGATTGGTGATGAAGATGAATTTGTACAAAAAGATACTTTGGACACAATTATGAAAAAATATAATAATGTAAATTTAAAGTTTTCACATATTTTTTACAAAGGCGGACATAAAATTCTAACTCAACCTTTAATGCAACTAATTGACAAGTTAAAACTAAGCTAACACTTGCCACGTAATTTTGCACTGAACAAAAAACCAAAAATTGTTCTATTATTAAATATAGTAAGTTATGAAAAATATAATCA carries:
- a CDS encoding dienelactone hydrolase family protein is translated as MKANVHHLPITKHARVYTYGNNIDKADVVWLVAHGYGYLSEKFIQRFSDLDADKHFVIAPEALNRFYLNGLSGKVGASWMTTEDRENEILDYMQYLDNVFLTFNLHKVRKLVVLGFSQGGSTVARWFLNTKHPIETLVFWGSSIPDEVLNSEKIHTAKIFTLIGDEDEFVQKDTLDTIMKKYNNVNLKFSHIFYKGGHKILTQPLMQLIDKLKLS